A section of the Sebastes fasciatus isolate fSebFas1 chromosome 21, fSebFas1.pri, whole genome shotgun sequence genome encodes:
- the LOC141759519 gene encoding uncharacterized protein LOC141759519 → MRFLLRWLLLSLLAVGGHPANADHIGSAEKYGDNEVPVAGHQPDSSGFNTVGRTSWSTWPLGGGDSTSNAYKSQVAESGSQPRDPQQPRYPPNQQPRPQLPQQPSYPSKPQPQPRPQLPQQPSYPPRPHYPPRPQLPQQPSYPPQPQLPQQPSYPPKPRPQLPQQPSYPPQPRPQLPQQPSYPPKPQPQPQLPQQPSYPPKPQPQPRPQLPQQPSYPPKPQPQPRPQLPQQPSYPPKPQPQPRPQLPQQPSYPPQPRPQLPQQPSYPPKPRPQLPQQPSYPPKPRPQLPQQPSYPPRPQLPQQPSYPPRPQLPQQPSYPPRPQLPQPRPQLPQQPSYPPKPQPQPRPQLPQQLSYPPNRQPRLQLPQQPSYPPNRQPRPQLPQQPSYLPQPRPQLPQQLSYPPNRQPRQQLPQQPSYLPQPRPQLPQQLSYPPNRQPRPQLPQQPSYLPQPRPQLPQQPSYPHKPRPQLPQQPSYPPKPQSQPRPQLPQQPSYPPKPQPQPRPQLPRPQLPQQPSYPPKPQPQRPFYRPQMQRYQPELPQVSQQQRYNKYPSFAQRAAPQMGTANTGGSSKTAFN, encoded by the exons ATGAGGTTCCTCTTGAg ATGGTTGCTGTTGTCCTTGCTAGCTGTTGGAGGACATCCTGCAAATG CTGACCATATTGGATCTGCTGAGAAGTATGGAGATAATGAAGTGCCAGTTGCAGGCCATCAACCAGATTCAAGTGGCTTTAACACTGTTGGCAGAACTTCATGGAGCACTTGGCCACTTGGTGGTGGTGATTCAACCTCCAATGCATATAAG TCACAGGTAGCGGAGTCTGGTTCTCAGCCCCGGGACCCCCAGCAGCCACGCTACCCGCCCAACCAGCAGCCTCGGCCGCAGTTGCCCCAGCAGCCTAGCTACCCTTCCAAGCCTCAACCGCAGCCTCGGCCGCAGTTGCCCCAGCAGCCTAGCTACCCGCCTCGGCCGCA CTACCCGCCTCGGCCGCAGTTGCCCCAGCAACCTAGCTACCCGCCTCAGCCGCAGTTGCCCCAGCAGCCTAGCTACCCGCCCAAGCCTCGGCCGCAGTTGCCCCAGCAGCCTAGCTATCCGCCGCAGCCTCGGCCGCAGTTGCCCCAGCAGCCTAGCTATCCGCCCAAGCCTCAACCGCAGCCGCAGTTGCCCCAGCAGCCTAGCTACCCGCCCAAGCCTCAACCGCAGCCTCGGCCGCAGTTGCCCCAGCAGCCTAGCTACCCGCCCAAGCCTCAACCGCAGCCTCGGCCGCAGTTGCCCCAGCAGCCTAGCTACCCGCCCAAGCCTCAACCGCAACCTCGGCCGCAGTTGCCCCAGCAGCCTAGCTATCCGCCGCAGCCTCGGCCGCAGTTGCCCCAGCAGCCTAGCTATCCGCCCAAGCCTCGGCCGCAGTTGCCCCAGCAGCCTAGCTATCCGCCCAAGCCTCGGCCACAGTTGCCCCAGCAGCCTAGCTACCCGCCTCGGCCGCAGTTGCCCCAGCAGCCTAGCTACCCGCCTCGGCCGCAGTTGCCCCAGCAGCCTAGCTACCCGCCTCGGCCGCAGTTGCCCCAGCCTCGGCCGCAGTTGCCCCAACAGCCTAGCTACCCGCCCAAGCCTCAACCGCAGCCTCGGCCGCAGTTGCCCCAGCAGCTTAGCTACCCGCCCAACCGGCAGCCTCGGCTGCAGTTGCCCCAGCAGCCTAGCTACCCGCCCAACCGGCAGCCTCGGCCACAGTTGCCCCAGCAACCTAGCTACCTGCCTCAGCCTCGGCCGCAGTTGCCCCAGCAGCTTAGCTACCCGCCCAACCGGCAGCCTCGGCAACAGTTGCCCCAGCAACCTAGCTACCTGCCTCAGCCTCGGCCGCAGTTGCCCCAGCAGCTTAGCTACCCGCCCAACCGGCAGCCTCGGCCGCAGTTGCCCCAGCAACCTAGCTATCTGCCTCAGCCTCGGCCGCAGTTGCCCCAGCAGCCTAGCTACCCGCACAAGCCTCGGCCGCAGTTGCCCCAGCAGCCTAGCTACCCGCCCAAGCCTCAATCGCAGCCTCGGCCGCAGTTGCCCCAGCAGCCTAGCTACCCGCCCAAGCCTCAACCGCAGCCTCGGCCTCAGTTGCCTCGGCCGCAGTTGCCCCAACAGCCTAGCTAC CCGCCCAAGCCGCAGCCTCAACGGCCTTTCTACCGGCCCCAGATGCAACGCTACCAGCCCGAGCTACCTCAGGTTTCTCAGCAGCAACGCTACAATAAGTATCCAAGTTTTGCCCAACGAGCCGCTCCCCAAATGG gcACCGCCAACACTGGAGGTTCCTCAAAGACTGCCTTCAACTGA
- the emc9 gene encoding ER membrane protein complex subunit 9, translated as MGEVELSCRAYVKMYLHACLFPRCSINGLLLSSSSPGGAVCVTDCVPLLHSHLSLAPITQLALTQVDVWCSQTQQRIVGYYQANACVSDSSPTPCALKIADKISEQFDNAVLLMLDGSKMSPDYRVPPIVMYERKDTRWILKDKHTIMLRQWEETREIASQMLESGDHGLLVDFDSHLDDISKDWTNQKLNTKIAELASPANGNI; from the exons ATGGGCGAGGTGGAGCTGTCCTGTCGGGCTTATGTGAAGATGTACCTGCACGCCTGTCTGTTTCCTCGCTGCAGCATCAACGGGCTGCTGTTGTCGTCCAGCTCGCCAGGTGGCGCTGTCTGTGTGACGGACTGTGTACCGCTGCTTCACTCACACCTGTCTCTGGCTCCCATCACCCAGCTGGCCCTCACACAG GTGGATGTGTGGTGTTCACAGACTCAGCAGAGGATAGTGGGATACTACCAAGCCAACGCCTGCGTATCAGATAGCAG CCCGACTCCGTGTGCCCTGAAGATAGCCGATAAGATTTCTGAGCAGTTTGACAACGCAGTTTTGTTAATG CTTGACGGCAGTAAGATGTCTCCAGACTATCGGGTTCCTCCCATCGTGATGTACGAGCGCAAAGATACAAGATGGATTCTCAAAGACAAACACAC GATAATGCTGAGACAGTGGGAGGAGACTCGGGAGATAGCCAGTCAGATGCTGGAGTCGGGCGATCACGGGCTATTGGTGGATTTTGACAGCCACCTGGACGACATTTCAAAGGACTGGACCAATCAGAAACTGAATACCAAGATAGCCGAGCTCGCCTCGCCGGCCAACGGGAACATCTAA